AAAACTTTATTTTAATTAAGCAATTTAAAACCAGGAATTTCAAAATATGTTAAATAATCACGTGTTCCAAAAAAATgccaaaattttcaaaaatgtCTGTACAACATTTAAGAAAAGTTTGGGTAGTTTAAGAAAATGTTTAACACCATTAAAAAAATTACAGCGTGTATTTTAAACTGTTACCCAGTATTTCAAAAAGTGTTCCAAAACATGTATAGATCATGTATTCTAAAAAATCTAACGTGTGTCAGAAAAATTGTTCATGTGTGCTATATAAATATAAATTTTATACCGAGAAAAAAGTTGACATGAGGTCAAAAAAACCCCAAAACCACTAATAAACAAAAAAGAAAAGTAATAAAACCATAGAAAACCAAGAAAGAAGCAAAGAAAACCAAAAGTACaatgaagaaagaaagaaaaaccaAGAAAAATCATTGAGAATGCAAAAACACAAAAAatgaaatgaagaaaaaaacttaAAAAACAGTGAAAAAGAAGTAAAACCAATGAataaacaaaaaaaggaaaaatgaAGAAAATTGGACCGAGCGAACCTACAGCGACTGAGCGACAGCGATGACTGCGCTAAATGGATCGGTCCGCTAGTGGTTGCCCATAAGCGAGTCCTATTTGGAATCGGTACAGGCGACACATAGCTGTCACAGCGATTACACACAGTAGCGCCCACATCTGTCGACCAAACGTGTAACCCTATCCAAGTAGATTCTACAACCTCCTCTACCGTTTATTCTGTGTTTTCTTTTGCAAGTTTTACggtgtttttatttatttattttattagtTTTACTTCCTTTCAAGTTTAGAAACTCGTGTGCATTTTTTGTATtcagtaattttaaaaaaaattgggaACATTTTTAAAGTTCATGAAAATATTTTAAGTTgacaaatatttttgaaatttgATGTTTCTCTGAAATTCATGGAATCAACAAATCAGTAAATATattaaaattcatgaacattttcaaaattgacatacattcttaaaattcatgatttttttaagtTCTTGATTACTTTAAAATTATTGAACAGTTTATAAATCTGTGATTTAAAAAATATGGGCAATTTCTAAATTTTGTAGATATGTTTTAGAATAGATAGAAAGTATTTGAACAGAAAATCGGCCAAAATAACAAAGGCTGAAAAAATGATCGAAAAGAAATGTGAGAAAATAGGTATGTTGAGCTCACTATCCAGTATTGGGTAAGCCTAGTTGGCACACGGAGGGTGCGCGATTGTTCACCTCCCCTCGTCTTAAAGGCTGATTAGGAGGACTCCTATTGTACCTGATATATTTTTCAGTTTTGTAGGTTCGGCAATGACGGTTGGCGGGGGTGGAAATTCCTCCCGACAAATTTCTCTAGGTTGGGAGGTGGATTGGGAGTCTGCAAAGTTTCACTCCTAACCACTTCTGCAAGGCGACGAGATAGGTGAACACAATTTCCTACCTCCTTCCTTGGTGGCAACGCCTCCCTTCCCTGCCTCCTCCATCGTTGGCTCTGGCAACGAGAGGGGTTGGGAGCCCTTGTGGTTTGGCTCCGGCTGTAGATAGGGTAGGTTTCGTGTGGGGCAGTTGCTTCTGGCGGTGACGGTAGCAACGGATCCAAGAATAATGCCCGAACTCCAGTCCCGTCTTGATGGTGTCCATGTTGGCGTGAAGGAGTCGATGGGCTCAGTCTCCTGTCACCCCTTTTCGGTCGACGGGTTTAGGACCTCGGCCGGTGGCAGTCGTCCCAGGCGGCGTCACCGGTTGGCGAGAGAGAATGGTGGTTCCATATTTAGGTTTGAGGATTGATGACGGCGGATCTGGCGCTCGGCCTCGACGATGTCGACGGCTAACGGTGACTCCAGGACTTGTGGAGGGTGGGGATGATCATCGGTCAACGCGCCATAGCGACAAAGGCCAAACTTGAGATGATCCTCGGTCGACGCATCACAACAAGGCAACTTTTTTTTCTAACGCACATGAGGAGCATATCACTCACGCACAATGTATGGAGTACACTACTCTTTTAAAAATTGTTGAAAAAATGGTACCTTGCTAGACAGATTGGTAAAAAACTGAAGATGTACTGTACAACCATAGGATGTTAAGATTGCATAAGAAACCGGATGGCAGATCAGTTGAGAACTCCGATAGTGTTGCTCGCCAGTTGACCCCCCTCCGTCCGTGGCGGCTCTCCCGGCGGCCGCTCTGGCTGGCTTGTGCGCCTGATGTTTAACTCGAGCTGTAGGTACAAGACCGAGCTCAGATGTGGACTGTGTTCTCTATTAAATCTGAGGACCAGCAACGACGGCGCTCTCACCCCGCCGCTAGTGGGCACAGAGAGAGAACGTCTGACATCCTGGGCACAAGCACCTTCAAACTAAATCCCTGCAAACACCATGAACTTTCTGATCAATTTCTCCTTGAGCGCCGGTGGATACAGTTTTCAATTGCCCGCCAAACTCTCGGAACTGAATTCAGTCGAGCAGCAAATCTTGCCGCCAAAACAAAAAACTCTTTCAATCCTCTTGGGCGCCAAACTCCATGAGCGCCCAATTTGGACAAGAATTTAATTATGACAAACCTTTAATTTTTGGATAAGTGTTTTCAGCTTTTGAAAATGGGGCGGGAAATACAACCGCCAAATATTTCAAACATGCGCCAAGGAACCTGCCTTCCGCCATTTTTTTCACAACCTTTGCAATTACTGCCCAAGCCTCTGGTTGAAATTCAAAAGGACATGAATCTCAAAGATGCAAATCTAAGCAAAGGAATAGAGAGTGCAGGCAAAAGGAACACAATTGTTTATGCAACGCATTGTTCCATGTAAGTCACAGATGAGAAGATACAGCGACACACCCAGACCAACAACAACCGTCTACTTTGAAGCACACCCATCGATCCATCCCAGCTACATACAACAATTTAAGCAAGGCGACGCGCCTCCTACGCCTTCTTGGGGGACTTGGCGGTCTTCTTCGGCGACTTGGGCTCCTTGGTTGCCTTCTCGACCATCTTCTTGGGGAGCAGCACcgggttgatcttggggaccacGCCGCCATGCGCAATGGTGACGCCGGCGAGCAGCTTGCCGAGCTCCTCGTCGTTCCTGACGGCGAGCAGCAGGTGGCGGGGGATGATGATGCGGCTCTTCTTGTTGTCCTTCGCGGCGTTGCCCGCGAGCTCCAGCAGCTCGGCGGCGAGGTACTCGAGGACGGACGCGAGGTAGACGGGGGCGCCGGTGCCGACGCGCTGGGCGTAGCGGCCCTTCTTGAGGTAGCGCCCGATGCGGCTGACGGGGAACTGGAGCCCGGCCTTGACGGACCGCGACACGGACTTCTTCCTGGGGCCGCCCGCCTTGCACCCAGCCGCGCCCTTCTTCGTCTTCCCTGTGGTGATGGTGGCTGAGGCGTCCATGGCAAACTGCTGCACTGGAAGGGAAAGGATTCGGGAAGTGGGGAGATGAGATGTGGCGATTGGAGATTGCGGAGTGTGCTGATGACCgggaagaggaggaggggagTATTTAAACTGGAATGCAGGGGAGTTTAGAGCTTTATTCAACCTTTTTTTTTTCTCGAATATGCATCAGTGTGCGTGTCATATATTTAAGGGGGGAAAGGGAAAGACTCCCTCCATGTTCAAAATGTTACAAGAATATTTACAGGTGGCTCATAGCCACTCCACAGCATACTACAGTCTACTACTCGACACTACCCCACGTTGCGAGGCCATCAAAGAACGCCTCAACTTCCCCTCTTAGTAGCCCTGCCTGTTTCCATGCTCGGGCCTCTCACTGCTTCGCAGCACCTATCCCGTAGGTGGCGTCGCTCCATCGAAGACCATGGCATTGCGGTGCGTCCACGGCTCCCATAAGACAAGGATGCAAATTGGCCTTGCTAACTTCTTATGTTGTCCACTTTATTCTTGTCGAATGCACCACTCGGGTAGTGTCTCATTTGTTGTAGGGGTTCTGTCCGATTGCCCCATAGTCAGGCATACCCTTGCCCAAACCTCCCGTGTGAACACACACCCAATTATGATGTGGGTCATGGTTTCATCGTGTTGGTTGCATAGTGGGCATGAACTCTGGTGAGGAAGTCCCCTGCGTGCTAGTCGGTCAAAGGTCCAACATCTATTCTTGATGGCCAGCAAACAAAGAAACGTTTCTGCAGTGGCGCCCTGGACTTCCAGGTGAAATCTGCCGTAGGCGCGACCTGGAGACCGGAGAACTTGGCCGCGTAAACAGATCGCGCCGAGAACATGCCATCCTTCTCCCATGCCCACTTGATACTGTCCTGCGTGGCAAGCTGGAGGTCAATCGCATCCACTCGTTTAGATCCAGGAATTGCCGAAGCATGGTTGTCGTAAGTTCTGGCCCAATGTCTAGAGCCCAAGTGTGATCCGCCAGAGCTTCAACGACCGTGCGAGTTGATCTAGTTTGCCTTGCCACCGTTGTGCATAGTAGGGGTGCTAGCTCCTCCACTCGGTATCCGTCGAGCCATCTATCTTCCTAGAAGAGCTCTACCTCACCATTCCCCATGGTGATTGTAGTTGCTGCGCGAAAAAGTGCCATCGATTCTGTCAGCACGGAAATCCTGAACCGAGACCATGGCCTGGACTGATCAGTACGCTGCAACCACGGCCATCTCACCGACATGGCAGTGTTCAACCATCGCAGGTTCGCTATTCTGAGACCGCCCGCCCACTTTGGGCGGCAAACAGAGTCTCAT
This is a stretch of genomic DNA from Triticum urartu cultivar G1812 unplaced genomic scaffold, Tu2.1 TuUngrouped_contig_6403, whole genome shotgun sequence. It encodes these proteins:
- the LOC125530563 gene encoding histone H2A-like yields the protein MDASATITTGKTKKGAAGCKAGGPRKKSVSRSVKAGLQFPVSRIGRYLKKGRYAQRVGTGAPVYLASVLEYLAAELLELAGNAAKDNKKSRIIIPRHLLLAVRNDEELGKLLAGVTIAHGGVVPKINPVLLPKKMVEKATKEPKSPKKTAKSPKKA